In one Mycobacterium heckeshornense genomic region, the following are encoded:
- a CDS encoding acyl-CoA carboxylase subunit beta: protein MTIMAPDAVGESLDPRDPLLRLSTFFDDDSVELLHERDRSGVLAAAGTVNGVRTIAFCTDGTVMGGAMGVEGCAHIVDAYDTAIAEQSPIVGIWHSGGARLAEGVRALHAVGLVFEAMIRASGYIPQISVVVGFAAGGAAYGPALTDVIVMAPESRIFVTGPDVVRSVTGEDVDMASLGGPGTHHKKSGVCHIVADDELDAYARGRGLVGLFCQQGHFDRSKAEAGDIDLHALLPESPRRAYDVHPIVHGLLDEGTFEEFQAKWAPSMVIGLGRLSGRTVGVLANNPLRLGGCLNSESAEKAARFVRLCDAFGIPLICVVDVPGYLPGVGEEWGGVVRRGAKLLHAFGECTVPRVTLVTRKIYGGAYIAMNSRSLGATKVFAWPDAEVAVMGAKAAVGILHRKKLAAAPEHEREALHDQLAAEHERIAGGVDSAIDIGVVDEKIDPAHTRSKLTEALAEAPARRGRHKNIPL from the coding sequence GCGGGACCGCTCGGGGGTGCTGGCCGCCGCGGGCACGGTCAACGGCGTACGCACCATCGCGTTCTGCACCGACGGAACCGTGATGGGCGGGGCCATGGGTGTCGAGGGCTGCGCGCACATCGTCGACGCCTACGACACCGCCATCGCCGAGCAGAGCCCGATCGTCGGCATCTGGCACTCCGGTGGGGCCCGGCTCGCCGAAGGTGTTCGCGCCCTGCATGCGGTCGGGTTGGTGTTCGAGGCGATGATCCGCGCGTCCGGCTACATCCCCCAGATCTCGGTGGTCGTCGGCTTCGCCGCCGGCGGCGCCGCGTACGGGCCGGCGCTGACCGACGTGATCGTCATGGCCCCCGAGAGCCGCATCTTCGTCACCGGGCCCGACGTGGTGCGCAGCGTCACCGGCGAGGACGTCGACATGGCGTCGCTCGGCGGGCCGGGCACCCACCACAAGAAGTCCGGGGTGTGTCACATCGTCGCTGACGACGAGCTCGACGCCTACGCACGCGGCCGGGGCCTGGTCGGATTGTTCTGCCAGCAAGGGCATTTCGACCGCAGCAAGGCCGAAGCCGGTGACATCGATCTGCATGCGCTGCTGCCCGAGTCCCCCAGACGCGCCTATGACGTGCATCCGATCGTGCATGGGCTGCTCGATGAGGGCACATTCGAGGAGTTCCAGGCTAAGTGGGCGCCGTCGATGGTGATCGGTCTCGGTCGGCTCTCCGGACGTACCGTGGGTGTGCTGGCCAACAATCCGCTGCGCCTAGGCGGCTGCCTGAACTCCGAAAGTGCCGAGAAGGCAGCGCGTTTCGTGCGGTTGTGCGATGCCTTCGGGATTCCGCTGATCTGTGTGGTCGACGTGCCGGGATATCTGCCCGGTGTCGGGGAAGAGTGGGGCGGCGTGGTGCGCCGCGGCGCCAAACTGTTGCACGCGTTCGGCGAGTGCACGGTCCCTCGGGTAACGCTGGTGACCCGAAAGATCTACGGCGGGGCTTACATTGCGATGAACTCCCGCTCGCTGGGCGCCACCAAGGTGTTCGCGTGGCCCGACGCCGAGGTCGCGGTGATGGGCGCCAAGGCAGCTGTCGGGATCTTGCACCGCAAGAAGCTGGCTGCCGCGCCGGAGCACGAACGCGAGGCCTTGCACGATCAGCTGGCGGCCGAGCACGAGCGCATCGCCGGCGGGGTCGACAGCGCCATCGATATCGGCGTGGTTGACGAAAAGATCGACCCCGCGCACACCCGCAGCAAGCTGACCGAGGCGCTGGCTGAAGCGCCGGCGCGCCGCGGCCGCCACAAGAACATCCCGCTGTAG